From Deferrisoma camini S3R1, the proteins below share one genomic window:
- a CDS encoding CooT family nickel-binding protein, with amino-acid sequence MCESNAFLVRGDEEELVLEEVTFMEPVEGGYRLRNLFGEETVVTGRLQEVNLIKHKIVFRDE; translated from the coding sequence ATGTGTGAGTCCAACGCCTTCCTGGTACGGGGGGACGAGGAGGAGCTGGTCCTCGAGGAGGTGACGTTCATGGAGCCCGTGGAGGGCGGGTACCGGCTCCGGAACCTGTTCGGCGAGGAGACGGTGGTCACCGGCCGGCTCCAGGAGGTCAATCTCATCAAGCACAAGATCGTGTTCCGCGACGAGTAG
- the thiD gene encoding bifunctional hydroxymethylpyrimidine kinase/phosphomethylpyrimidine kinase: MRADTAPPRVLTVAGSDSGGGAGIQADLRTFALLGCHGSSAVTAVTAQNSVGVQGVFPVDPEAVGAQIRSVLSDIGADAVKTGMLFSAEIVRSVAQALGEHGVERLVVDPVMVAKGGAPLLREDAREALVRDLLPRALLVTPNLPEAEVLTGMAIRSEADRYRAVDRLLALGPRAVLLKGGHGQGAVVLDLYADRDGRQEAFRSPRVDTPHTHGTGCTLSSAIAAFLARGEDPVAAVRRARAFLHEAIRHAYPLGAGHGPTSPWHGSPLVARAGVLDDLWEAWEILEAENPVDLVPEVQSNLAQAVPAAADPEDVAAFPGRIVRCAGRVRRLEGPRFGASRHMAKILLASARWGSPFRAVMNVRYGPEVVEACRAAGLRVEGFSRADEPREVKSREGSTLEWGTLQVLERCGYAPDAIYDTGDLGKEPMVRIFGETAPDVARRVAAVARELTNAR, encoded by the coding sequence ATGAGAGCAGACACCGCTCCCCCCCGGGTGCTCACCGTGGCCGGGTCCGACTCGGGGGGAGGCGCGGGCATCCAGGCCGACCTGAGAACCTTTGCCCTGCTCGGGTGTCACGGCAGTTCGGCCGTGACCGCGGTCACCGCCCAGAACTCGGTGGGGGTCCAGGGGGTGTTCCCCGTGGACCCAGAGGCCGTGGGGGCCCAGATCCGCAGCGTGCTCTCGGACATCGGGGCCGATGCCGTGAAGACGGGCATGCTGTTCTCAGCGGAGATCGTCCGGTCCGTGGCCCAAGCCCTGGGGGAGCACGGGGTGGAGCGGTTGGTGGTGGACCCGGTGATGGTGGCCAAGGGCGGGGCGCCGCTCCTGCGGGAGGACGCCCGCGAGGCGTTGGTGCGGGATCTGCTGCCCCGGGCGCTCCTGGTCACGCCTAACCTTCCCGAGGCCGAGGTGCTCACGGGCATGGCGATCCGTTCCGAGGCCGATCGCTACCGGGCCGTGGACCGGCTCCTGGCGCTGGGCCCCCGGGCGGTCCTCCTGAAGGGGGGGCACGGGCAGGGGGCCGTGGTCCTGGACCTGTACGCCGACCGGGACGGCCGGCAGGAGGCGTTCCGCTCACCCCGGGTGGACACGCCCCACACCCACGGCACCGGGTGCACCCTGTCGTCGGCGATCGCCGCGTTCCTGGCCCGGGGGGAGGACCCCGTGGCCGCGGTGCGCCGGGCCCGGGCGTTCCTGCACGAGGCGATCCGGCACGCCTATCCCCTGGGGGCCGGACACGGCCCCACCAGCCCCTGGCACGGGTCGCCCCTGGTGGCCCGTGCCGGGGTGCTCGACGACCTGTGGGAGGCGTGGGAGATCCTGGAGGCTGAGAACCCCGTGGACCTCGTGCCCGAGGTCCAGTCCAACCTGGCCCAGGCCGTGCCCGCGGCAGCGGACCCGGAGGACGTGGCCGCGTTTCCCGGCCGGATCGTGCGGTGCGCCGGGCGGGTTCGCCGTCTGGAGGGACCCCGGTTCGGGGCCAGCCGCCACATGGCCAAAATTCTGCTGGCGTCGGCCCGGTGGGGAAGCCCGTTCCGGGCCGTGATGAACGTCCGGTACGGGCCGGAGGTGGTGGAGGCGTGCCGGGCCGCGGGGCTGCGGGTCGAGGGGTTCAGCCGGGCCGACGAACCCCGGGAGGTGAAGAGCAGGGAGGGGTCCACCCTGGAGTGGGGGACCCTGCAGGTGCTGGAGCGGTGCGGGTACGCGCCCGACGCCATCTACGACACGGGGGACCTGGGCAAGGAGCCCATGGTGCGGATCTTCGGGGAAACCGCCCCGGACGTGGCGCGCCGGGTGGCGGCCGTGGCCCGGGAGCTTACGAACGCGAGGTGA
- the thiC gene encoding phosphomethylpyrimidine synthase ThiC — MTILEACRAGRVPEEVAAAAKAENVDPEALAASIGQGEAIVCRNRNRRNCRPLAIGKGLRTKVNANIGTSKDQMDPDLEMAKLRAALQAGADTVMDLSTGGPLREIRRRILEECPAPVGTVPIYQAAVDTVESGRSITEMDPDRLLGVIEDQAKEGVDFVTVHCGITREGVRFLESQPRLLGVVSRGGSFTVAWMRHNRAENPLYERFDRLLEICREHEVVLSLGDGFRPGALADATDRGQIHELMVLGQLTLRAWEAGVQVMIEGPGHVPLDQIQANVQLQKRLCHGAPFYVLGPLVTDVAPGYDHITSAIGGALAAWAGVDILCYVTPSEHLGLPDVEDVRQGVIAARIAGHAADVAKGVPGARAWDDAMAEARADLDWKRQIELAVDPARARHVRERCLPGDEEVCSMCGEFCAVKVFSGRGG; from the coding sequence ATGACGATTCTGGAGGCCTGCCGTGCCGGCCGGGTGCCCGAGGAGGTGGCTGCGGCAGCAAAGGCGGAGAACGTGGACCCGGAGGCCCTCGCGGCCTCGATCGGCCAGGGGGAGGCGATCGTGTGCCGGAACCGGAACCGGCGCAACTGCCGGCCCCTGGCCATCGGCAAGGGGCTTCGGACCAAGGTGAACGCCAACATCGGGACCAGCAAGGACCAGATGGATCCGGACCTGGAGATGGCGAAGCTCCGGGCGGCCCTCCAGGCCGGGGCCGACACCGTGATGGACCTCTCCACGGGGGGGCCGCTGCGGGAGATCCGGCGACGGATCCTGGAGGAGTGCCCGGCGCCGGTGGGCACGGTTCCCATCTACCAGGCGGCCGTGGACACGGTGGAGTCCGGCCGTTCGATCACCGAGATGGACCCCGACCGGCTGCTGGGCGTGATCGAGGACCAGGCCAAGGAAGGGGTGGACTTCGTCACGGTGCACTGCGGCATCACCCGGGAGGGGGTGCGGTTCCTGGAGAGCCAGCCGCGGCTCCTGGGCGTGGTGAGCCGGGGCGGGTCGTTCACGGTGGCGTGGATGCGCCACAACCGGGCGGAGAACCCCTTGTACGAGCGGTTCGACCGGCTCCTGGAGATCTGCCGGGAGCACGAGGTGGTTCTGAGCCTGGGCGATGGGTTCCGGCCGGGCGCCCTGGCCGACGCCACCGACCGGGGCCAGATCCACGAGCTCATGGTGCTGGGTCAGCTGACGCTCCGGGCCTGGGAGGCCGGGGTCCAGGTCATGATCGAGGGGCCCGGCCACGTGCCCCTGGACCAGATCCAGGCCAACGTGCAGCTCCAGAAACGCCTGTGCCACGGCGCGCCGTTCTACGTGCTCGGTCCCCTGGTGACCGACGTGGCCCCGGGGTACGACCACATCACCTCGGCCATCGGCGGCGCCCTCGCGGCCTGGGCCGGGGTGGACATCCTGTGCTACGTGACCCCCTCGGAGCACCTGGGGCTGCCCGACGTGGAGGACGTTCGCCAGGGCGTGATCGCCGCCCGGATCGCGGGCCATGCCGCCGACGTGGCCAAGGGCGTGCCCGGGGCCCGGGCCTGGGACGACGCCATGGCCGAGGCCCGGGCCGACCTGGATTGGAAGAGGCAGATCGAGCTTGCCGTGGACCCCGCCCGGGCCCGGCACGTGCGCGAGCGCTGCCTGCCCGGCGACGAGGAGGTGTGCTCCATGTGCGGCGAGTTTTGCGCCGTGAAGGTGTTCTCGGGCCGGGGGGGATGA
- a CDS encoding thiamine phosphate synthase produces MPALPFPVVAIADHETLGPELVETATRVAGAGLRWVCLRAKGPDVGTRQRVEWGRDLLERCPRVFLTVHGDPAACAELRAPGLHLPSGRRDLEALRRRFPGVLLGVSCHDRADLEAAARAGADYAFLSPVFRPSSKPLRGEALGLEGFRWAVRGVSLSVLALGGITPERLAAVAAAGAAGAAVLGGVFRAPDLESRARAYRQEALRVFASPATK; encoded by the coding sequence ATGCCGGCCCTTCCGTTTCCCGTCGTGGCCATCGCAGACCATGAAACCCTGGGCCCGGAGCTGGTGGAGACGGCGACCCGGGTCGCCGGGGCCGGCCTGCGGTGGGTGTGCCTGCGGGCCAAGGGCCCGGACGTGGGGACTCGTCAGCGGGTGGAGTGGGGCCGCGACCTGCTCGAGCGCTGCCCCCGGGTGTTCCTGACGGTACACGGCGACCCGGCGGCGTGCGCGGAGCTCCGGGCCCCGGGGCTCCACCTTCCCTCGGGCCGCCGGGACCTGGAGGCTCTCCGGAGACGATTCCCGGGGGTGCTGCTCGGGGTCTCGTGCCACGATCGTGCGGACCTGGAGGCCGCCGCCCGCGCGGGGGCGGACTATGCGTTCCTCAGCCCGGTGTTCCGGCCGAGCTCGAAGCCGTTGCGGGGCGAGGCCCTGGGGCTGGAGGGGTTCCGGTGGGCCGTGAGGGGCGTGTCGTTGTCCGTGCTGGCATTGGGCGGGATCACCCCGGAGCGGCTCGCCGCGGTGGCGGCGGCCGGCGCCGCCGGCGCGGCCGTGCTGGGCGGGGTGTTCCGTGCCCCCGACCTGGAGTCCCGGGCCCGGGCGTACCGTCAGGAGGCGCTCCGGGTTTTCGCCAGCCCGGCGACGAAATAG
- the lpdA gene encoding dihydrolipoyl dehydrogenase, producing MAGYDLVVIGAGPGGYTAAARAAELGLRTACVEREERPGGVCLRVGCIPSKALLDSSLRFAELRAGLGAHGIGVEAVTLDLPAMMARKDAVVQRLTEGVRRLLERAGVDLVRGTARLAGPGRVGVTPPDGGEATALETRAVLLATGSEPVPIPAAPVDGDRIVDSTGALVLDEVPEHLVVVGGGFIGLELGSVWARLGSRVTVVELLPTVASGLDGQAARALGRSLRKQGLEIRTRTRVLATRAEGERVWVEVQAEGKEPETLECDRVLVAVGRRPLLRGLGLETVGVDPDPSTGRIPVDEAFRTRAQGVLAVGDLVDGPMLAHKAAMEGIAAVENLAGIAARVNPAAIPAVAYTHPEAAGVGPTEEDLKRAGTRYRKGVFSFGASGRALCSGEAEGFVKVLVDEATDRVLAAHMLGPRVSDLIAEAVLAVEMAASAEDLARTAHAHPTFAEALWEACRMATRD from the coding sequence ATGGCGGGATACGACCTGGTGGTGATCGGCGCGGGCCCGGGCGGGTACACCGCGGCCGCCCGGGCCGCGGAGCTGGGGCTCCGCACCGCGTGCGTGGAGCGGGAGGAGCGGCCGGGCGGGGTGTGCCTGCGGGTGGGGTGCATCCCGTCGAAGGCCCTCTTGGACTCGAGCCTGCGGTTCGCCGAGCTCCGGGCGGGTCTCGGCGCGCACGGGATCGGGGTCGAGGCCGTGACCCTGGACCTGCCCGCGATGATGGCCCGCAAGGACGCCGTGGTCCAACGGCTCACCGAGGGGGTCCGCAGGCTCCTGGAGCGGGCCGGGGTCGACCTGGTTCGGGGAACCGCCCGCCTCGCCGGCCCCGGCCGGGTGGGGGTGACGCCTCCGGACGGCGGGGAGGCGACCGCCCTGGAGACCCGGGCCGTGCTCCTGGCCACGGGCAGCGAGCCCGTCCCCATCCCTGCCGCGCCGGTGGACGGCGACCGGATCGTGGACTCCACCGGAGCCCTGGTCCTGGACGAGGTGCCGGAGCACCTGGTGGTGGTGGGCGGCGGGTTCATCGGCCTGGAGCTGGGCTCGGTGTGGGCCCGGCTCGGCAGCCGGGTCACGGTGGTGGAGCTCCTGCCGACGGTGGCCTCGGGGCTCGACGGCCAGGCGGCCCGGGCCTTGGGGCGGAGCCTCCGGAAGCAGGGCCTGGAGATCCGGACCCGCACCCGGGTTTTGGCCACCCGGGCCGAGGGGGAGCGGGTGTGGGTCGAGGTCCAGGCCGAGGGAAAGGAGCCCGAGACCCTGGAGTGCGACCGGGTGCTGGTGGCCGTGGGCCGTCGGCCGCTCCTGCGAGGCCTGGGGCTGGAAACCGTGGGGGTCGACCCGGACCCCTCCACCGGCCGGATCCCGGTGGACGAGGCGTTCCGGACCCGGGCCCAGGGGGTGCTGGCCGTGGGCGACCTGGTGGACGGGCCGATGCTCGCCCACAAGGCGGCCATGGAGGGGATCGCAGCGGTGGAGAACCTGGCCGGGATCGCGGCCAGGGTGAACCCCGCGGCCATCCCGGCCGTGGCCTACACCCACCCCGAGGCGGCCGGCGTCGGGCCCACCGAAGAGGATCTGAAGCGCGCGGGAACCCGGTACCGAAAAGGGGTGTTCTCGTTCGGGGCATCGGGCCGGGCCCTGTGCAGCGGTGAGGCCGAGGGGTTCGTGAAGGTGCTGGTGGACGAGGCCACCGACCGGGTGCTGGCCGCGCACATGCTGGGGCCCCGGGTGTCGGACCTGATCGCCGAGGCGGTGCTGGCCGTGGAGATGGCCGCGAGCGCCGAGGACCTGGCCCGCACCGCCCACGCCCACCCCACCTTTGCCGAGGCCCTGTGGGAGGCGTGCCGGATGGCCACGAGGGATTGA
- the odhB gene encoding 2-oxoglutarate dehydrogenase complex dihydrolipoyllysine-residue succinyltransferase — MPIEVRIPEVGESVQEAVLAEWFKADGDRVEKDEPLFLLETDKITLEVVAEGAGVLRILVAAGAAVTVGQVVGRIEEAAGAARAEGPAPEPRGPADEAAPPPPPPEPPKPPPPPRPGPPAREPEGELSPAVRRLVAQHGLDPGEIRATGPGGRITKADVLAHLGGRPAPEAGPQAAGPGAGTPAPEGPAGGERRERLSPIRRRIAQRLVEVKQVTAMLTTFNEVDMGRVMELRARYKQAFREKYGVGLGITSFFVKALAEAVAEFPQLNAFIDGDEIVYHDHCHVGVAVGSPRGLVVPVVRHVERLTLAEIEGAVAGLVEKIRTNRLELSDLEGGTISVTNGGVFGSLLSTPILNPPQSAILGLHKVEERPVVVDGQIVARPMMYVALTYDHRIVDGREAVQFLVRVKERVEDPARLLLGV; from the coding sequence ATGCCGATCGAAGTCCGAATCCCCGAAGTGGGGGAGTCCGTGCAGGAGGCCGTGCTGGCCGAGTGGTTCAAGGCCGACGGCGACCGGGTGGAGAAGGACGAGCCCCTGTTCCTGCTGGAGACCGACAAGATCACGCTGGAGGTGGTGGCCGAGGGGGCAGGGGTCCTGCGCATTCTGGTCGCCGCCGGAGCGGCCGTGACCGTGGGCCAGGTGGTGGGCCGGATCGAGGAGGCAGCCGGGGCCGCCCGGGCGGAAGGCCCGGCGCCGGAGCCCCGGGGGCCGGCCGACGAAGCGGCCCCCCCTCCGCCTCCCCCGGAGCCGCCGAAACCGCCGCCCCCCCCGCGGCCCGGGCCCCCGGCCCGCGAGCCGGAAGGAGAGCTCTCGCCGGCCGTTCGTCGGCTGGTGGCCCAGCACGGGCTGGACCCGGGCGAGATCCGGGCCACCGGCCCGGGGGGCCGGATCACCAAGGCGGACGTCCTGGCCCACCTGGGGGGGCGGCCGGCCCCGGAGGCCGGCCCCCAGGCCGCCGGGCCGGGGGCCGGGACCCCGGCCCCGGAAGGACCGGCCGGGGGCGAGCGCCGGGAGCGGTTGAGCCCGATCCGCCGCCGCATCGCCCAGCGCCTGGTCGAGGTCAAGCAGGTCACGGCCATGCTCACCACCTTCAACGAGGTGGACATGGGGCGGGTCATGGAGCTCCGGGCCCGGTACAAGCAGGCGTTCCGCGAGAAGTACGGCGTGGGGCTCGGCATCACCTCGTTCTTCGTCAAGGCCCTGGCCGAGGCCGTGGCCGAGTTCCCCCAGCTCAACGCCTTCATCGACGGCGACGAGATCGTGTACCACGACCACTGCCACGTGGGCGTGGCCGTGGGGTCCCCCAGGGGCCTGGTGGTGCCGGTGGTGCGCCACGTGGAGCGGCTCACCCTGGCCGAGATCGAGGGGGCCGTGGCCGGGTTGGTGGAGAAGATCCGCACGAACCGGCTGGAGCTGTCCGACCTGGAGGGCGGCACGATCTCGGTCACCAACGGGGGGGTGTTCGGCTCACTCCTGTCCACCCCGATCCTCAACCCTCCCCAGAGCGCGATCCTGGGCCTCCACAAGGTGGAGGAGCGGCCGGTGGTGGTGGACGGGCAGATCGTGGCCCGGCCCATGATGTACGTGGCCCTGACCTACGACCACCGCATCGTGGACGGCCGGGAGGCCGTGCAGTTCCTGGTCCGGGTGAAGGAGCGGGTGGAGGACCCGGCCCGGCTGCTCCTGGGGGTGTGA
- a CDS encoding MaoC family dehydratase — MRTVNEIRVGDRASLVREVTEADLALFAAASGDTNPIHFDEAYAESTFFKGRIAHGILCASFLSAVIAGKLPGLGTIYVSQTLKFRAPVRIGDRITAEVEALEVDPEKNRVRLRTTCTNQEGVVVLDGEAVVMPPRRKIPAERLEEIARRREALEQSLWEYRNSVLERRRAAEEAIRESLE, encoded by the coding sequence ATGAGAACCGTCAACGAGATCCGGGTCGGAGATCGGGCGAGTCTGGTGCGGGAGGTGACCGAGGCGGACCTCGCCCTCTTCGCCGCGGCCAGCGGCGACACGAACCCGATCCATTTTGACGAGGCCTACGCGGAGTCCACCTTCTTCAAGGGGCGCATCGCCCACGGAATCCTGTGTGCGAGCTTCCTCTCGGCCGTGATCGCGGGAAAGCTGCCGGGGCTGGGCACCATCTACGTGAGCCAGACCCTGAAGTTCCGGGCACCCGTCAGGATCGGGGACCGGATCACGGCCGAGGTGGAGGCGCTGGAGGTGGACCCGGAGAAGAACCGGGTGCGGCTTCGGACCACCTGCACGAACCAGGAAGGGGTGGTGGTGCTCGACGGCGAGGCGGTCGTGATGCCGCCCCGCCGAAAGATCCCGGCCGAACGGCTGGAGGAGATCGCCCGTCGGCGGGAGGCCCTCGAGCAGAGTTTGTGGGAGTATCGGAACTCCGTGCTCGAGCGCAGGCGGGCGGCAGAGGAGGCGATCCGCGAGTCGCTGGAATAG
- a CDS encoding TIGR01777 family oxidoreductase produces the protein MRIFFTGPTGFIGTRLVPFLREAGHQAVVLVRPLERVGGIPEADQVVTGNPMEWGPWWKPVAECDAAVNLAGESILGKWTPEKKLAIRESRIRTTRNLVDAIPKGRVFTLVSTSAVGIYGDAGDRVLDEDAPLGQDFLARVAQDWEAEAWQARDRGARVVITRFGVVLGPGGGPLTRLAKMTKRFLGGPVGAGRQWISWIHREDLCRAIRFLLERPDLEGVFNLCSPNPVRQIDLARTLGRVLGRPAFTPAPAFAVRLALGEFASTIVASQRMMPKRLLEAGFEFLFPGLEDALRDILKNKQIEM, from the coding sequence ATGCGCATCTTCTTCACCGGCCCCACGGGATTTATCGGAACCCGCCTCGTGCCGTTCCTTCGCGAGGCGGGCCACCAGGCCGTGGTCCTGGTCCGGCCCCTCGAACGGGTCGGCGGGATCCCCGAGGCCGACCAGGTGGTCACCGGAAACCCGATGGAGTGGGGGCCGTGGTGGAAGCCGGTGGCAGAGTGCGATGCGGCCGTGAACCTGGCCGGTGAGTCGATCCTGGGCAAGTGGACCCCGGAGAAAAAGCTGGCCATCCGGGAGAGCCGGATCCGAACGACCCGGAACTTGGTGGACGCGATCCCGAAGGGCCGGGTCTTCACTCTTGTTAGCACCTCCGCTGTCGGCATCTACGGGGATGCTGGAGACCGAGTCCTCGATGAGGACGCTCCCCTCGGGCAGGACTTCCTGGCCAGGGTGGCCCAGGACTGGGAGGCCGAGGCCTGGCAGGCCAGGGACCGGGGGGCGCGCGTGGTGATCACCCGGTTCGGCGTGGTGCTGGGGCCGGGCGGGGGGCCGTTGACCCGGTTGGCCAAGATGACCAAGCGGTTCCTGGGCGGGCCCGTGGGCGCGGGCCGGCAGTGGATCTCGTGGATCCACCGGGAAGACCTGTGCCGGGCGATCCGGTTTCTGCTGGAGCGGCCGGATCTGGAAGGGGTGTTCAACCTGTGCTCGCCCAACCCGGTGCGCCAGATCGACCTCGCCCGCACGCTGGGCCGGGTGCTCGGCCGGCCGGCGTTCACCCCGGCGCCCGCGTTCGCCGTGCGCTTGGCCCTGGGGGAGTTCGCTTCCACGATCGTGGCGAGCCAGCGGATGATGCCCAAACGGCTGCTGGAGGCAGGGTTTGAGTTCCTCTTCCCAGGCCTGGAGGATGCTCTGCGAGATATTCTCAAAAATAAACAGATTGAAATGTGA
- a CDS encoding MFS transporter, with protein sequence MATRDRAVWGWALYDWANSAFATVVMAGLFPVVFRDVWSTGVAPEVGTFRLGVVNSAASLVVAVAAPLLGAMADAGGRRKPWLVGFAALGAAGTGLLALVPGGGWIAAALLYGGATVGFMAANVFYDALLMEVAPAERRDRVSALGYALGYLGGGLAFLGTLAVVLDPPRFGLPDAAAAVRVSFLAVAAWWAVFTVPLVRWVPRGSAGTRLDLLEGVRRLADTLGRLRAHGPAVRFLIAYWLYMDGVDTVVRMAVDYGMALGLGAADLMKALLVTQFVGFPAALVYGRLGERVGPRAAILAGLAVYAGVTVWARGMDSVGEFYTLAVVVGLVQGGVQALSRSLFSRLVPVGRSAEFFGFYNLMGKFAAVLGPVLMGAVGLWTGDPRNGVLAVTGLVVAGGLVLLGVPAGGASRDAA encoded by the coding sequence ATGGCGACCAGGGACCGGGCGGTATGGGGGTGGGCGCTGTACGACTGGGCGAACTCCGCGTTCGCCACGGTCGTGATGGCTGGGCTGTTCCCGGTGGTGTTCCGCGACGTGTGGAGCACCGGGGTGGCACCGGAGGTGGGCACCTTTCGCCTCGGCGTGGTGAACTCGGCGGCCAGCCTCGTGGTGGCCGTGGCGGCCCCCTTGCTCGGGGCAATGGCCGATGCGGGCGGGCGCCGGAAGCCGTGGCTGGTGGGGTTTGCGGCCCTGGGGGCGGCCGGCACCGGGCTGCTGGCCCTGGTGCCGGGCGGGGGGTGGATCGCCGCCGCCCTCCTATACGGAGGGGCCACGGTGGGGTTCATGGCGGCGAACGTGTTCTACGACGCGCTCCTGATGGAGGTGGCCCCGGCGGAGCGTCGGGACCGGGTATCGGCCCTGGGATACGCCTTGGGGTACCTGGGAGGCGGCCTGGCGTTCCTGGGAACGCTCGCGGTGGTCCTCGATCCCCCGCGGTTCGGCCTGCCGGACGCGGCCGCGGCGGTGAGGGTGTCGTTTCTGGCCGTGGCGGCGTGGTGGGCGGTATTCACGGTGCCCCTGGTGCGGTGGGTGCCCCGCGGCTCGGCCGGTACGCGGCTGGACCTCTTGGAGGGGGTCCGGCGGCTCGCCGACACGCTCGGCAGGCTGCGGGCCCACGGCCCGGCCGTCCGGTTCCTGATCGCGTACTGGCTGTACATGGACGGGGTGGACACCGTGGTCCGGATGGCCGTGGACTATGGGATGGCCCTGGGCCTGGGGGCCGCGGACCTGATGAAGGCCCTGCTGGTCACCCAGTTCGTGGGGTTTCCGGCCGCCTTGGTCTACGGGAGGCTGGGGGAGCGCGTGGGGCCCCGCGCGGCGATCCTGGCGGGCTTGGCCGTATACGCCGGAGTGACCGTGTGGGCCCGCGGTATGGACTCTGTGGGGGAGTTCTACACGCTGGCGGTGGTGGTGGGGTTGGTGCAGGGCGGGGTGCAGGCCCTGAGCCGCTCCTTGTTCTCGAGGCTGGTACCCGTGGGCCGGAGCGCCGAGTTCTTTGGGTTCTACAACCTGATGGGAAAGTTCGCCGCCGTCTTGGGGCCGGTTCTCATGGGCGCGGTGGGGCTGTGGACCGGAGATCCCCGTAACGGGGTGCTGGCCGTGACCGGGCTGGTGGTGGCGGGGGGCCTGGTGCTTCTCGGCGTGCCGGCGGGGGGAGCCAGCCGGGATGCTGCATAG
- a CDS encoding SDR family oxidoreductase, with the protein MRIEGSRILITGGARGLGRRFALDLARAGARVGVCATNEERLARLTEEARQDGVEIWTHRADVASEAEVQGLFDRFVERFEGIDALVANAGITRDALFVKKKDGAVQTMPTAYWNEVVDVNLTGVFLCGREAAKRMAEQGTGGVIVSISSVNRSGAIGQTNYSATKAGIDAMTVVWAKELARYGIRVAALAPGYVATDMTAQMREDVRRKIEAMIPLGRMARPEEISHALRFILENDYVHGRVIEVDGGLRI; encoded by the coding sequence ATGAGGATCGAGGGATCCCGGATCCTGATCACCGGGGGCGCGCGGGGCCTGGGCCGTCGGTTCGCCCTGGACCTGGCCCGGGCCGGGGCCCGGGTGGGGGTGTGCGCCACCAACGAGGAGCGCCTGGCCCGGCTGACCGAAGAGGCCCGGCAGGACGGTGTGGAGATCTGGACCCACCGGGCCGACGTGGCCTCCGAGGCGGAGGTGCAGGGGCTGTTCGACCGGTTCGTGGAGCGGTTCGAAGGGATCGACGCCCTGGTGGCCAACGCCGGGATCACCCGGGACGCCCTGTTCGTCAAGAAGAAGGACGGCGCCGTCCAGACGATGCCCACGGCCTACTGGAACGAGGTCGTGGACGTGAACCTCACCGGGGTGTTCCTGTGCGGCAGGGAGGCGGCCAAGCGCATGGCCGAGCAGGGGACGGGGGGGGTGATCGTGTCGATCTCGTCGGTCAACCGCTCCGGCGCCATCGGGCAGACGAACTACTCCGCCACCAAGGCGGGCATCGACGCCATGACCGTGGTGTGGGCCAAGGAGCTCGCCCGTTATGGCATCCGGGTGGCGGCCCTGGCCCCGGGGTACGTGGCCACGGACATGACCGCCCAGATGCGCGAGGACGTGCGCAGGAAGATCGAGGCCATGATCCCCCTGGGCCGCATGGCTCGCCCCGAAGAGATCTCCCACGCCCTGCGGTTCATCCTGGAGAACGACTACGTGCACGGACGGGTCATCGAGGTGGACGGAGGGCTGAGGATCTGA